From one Pecten maximus chromosome 8, xPecMax1.1, whole genome shotgun sequence genomic stretch:
- the LOC117332290 gene encoding uncharacterized protein LOC117332290, with protein sequence MELDDISYNKDTAPRCNSVKQLTDICHDVGNNVIPHKVQVDKRGHISVVGTGIKAIAHCTLESLTEIKRSEYVFFVVDDTVSELFLKDLRPDGIDLNVFMHDYSKDTFSTCVQVVEICLYHARKGSSVCVVLHGDSNMIIKISQRLSILAKCEGISLNTVPSPGLKDSLVASMGIDVSIGTVVLNAVEFLLSYIDLDTSSSVILRQLGDINTICHTGKISGLQCFQLLVDKLIKFYEDKQDVILYQGSQYCLIHPPYEQVTLNVLSHITEEELEQIPADCSLYIPFKDSPSVHIPTGMTLSCLQDDTSAHVIVKRELGQSHDDYGLKETQAIQALQKWVVPDSYIWTEDNDLSDLLCEMSLNSNLLHYWEETGRPILEESVQNIALQSKDESAIGDALRHSKHRSRNKSLLSCVRTKKITDDGRTEHAPHTIRQMIVLYEDDDDDRRDDSSVSSNDSDIIREVFTEIPAVEPSPPEAVRRN encoded by the exons ATGGAACTGGACGACATCAGTTACAACAAAGATACTGCACCACGTTGTAATAGTGTTAAACAACTAACTGATATATGCCATGATGTGGGTAATAATGTGATACCTCACAAGGTTCAAGTTGATAAACGGGGACATATATCCGTTGTTGGGACGGGGATTAAGGCCATTGCACACTGTACTTTGGAGAGCTTGACAGAAATTAAGAGATCAGAATATGTATTCTTCGTTGTCGATGACACCGTGAGTGAACTTTTCCTAAAAGACCTCAGACCCGATGGGATCGATCTTAATGTATTCATGCATGACTATAGCAAGGATACATTCAGCACGTGTGTACAAGTTGTGGAAATATGTCTATATCATGCTCGAAAGGGATCATCGGTCTGCGTTGTATTACATGGTGATAGTAATATGATAATCAAGATTTCTCAAAGACTATCGATACTTGCAAAATGTGAAGGAATCAGTTTAAACACAGTTCCCTCGCCTGGGCTGAAGGACAGTCTGGTAGCCAGCATGGGGATTGATGTGTCTATTGGCACAGTCGTTTTAAATGCTGTTGAATTTCTCCTGTCTTACATTGATCTAGACACAAGCTCGAGTGTTATTCTACGACAGCTCGGGGACATAAATACTATTTGTCATACTGGGAAAATTAGCGGCTTACAATGTTTCCAGTTGTTAGTAGATAAGTTGATAAAGTTCTATGAAGACAAACAAGACGTGATACTGTACCAGGGTTCTCAGTATTGTCTTATTCACCCACCGTATGAACAGGTCACGCTCAATGTACTCTCACACATTACAGAAGAAGAGTTAGAACAGATACCGGCTGATTGTTCACTATACATCCCCTTCAAGGATTCCCCCTCAGTCCACATCCCCACTGGAATGACGTTGAGCTGTTTACAGGATGACACTTCAGCACATGTCATTGTAAAGAGAGAATTAGGCCAGAGTCACGACGACTATGGTTTAAAGGAGACACAGGCGATACAGGCTCTACAGAAGtgggtagtaccagacagttATATCTGGACTGAAGATAATGACTTATCAGATTTGTTGTGTGAAATGAGTCTGAACTCGAATTTATTACATTACTGGGAGGAGACTGGTAGACCTATCCTGGAGGAAAGTGTACAGAATATTGCTTTGCAATCCAAAGACGAATCCGCAATTGGAGACGCACTCCGACACAGCAAACATCGGTCCAGAAACAAGAGTCTATTGAG TTGTGTTCGAACGAAGAAGATAACAGACGACGGACGAACAGAGCACGCACCACATACGATAAGACAGATGATTGTGCTGTATGAAGATGACGATGATGACAGGCGCGATGACTCCTCTGTTTCGAGTAATGATTCTGACATTATAAGGGAAGTTTTCACAGAGATTCCAGCAGTGGAGCCTTCACCTCCAGAAGCAGTAAGACGAAATTGA